A window of the Fusarium fujikuroi IMI 58289 draft genome, chromosome FFUJ_chr09 genome harbors these coding sequences:
- a CDS encoding related to lactate 2-monooxygenase: MASPSADVLGYEKSIFDAGLHFARPAFTFQTSQWEPLAKETLSATSWGYIHGNCGSGSTYRNNLTAFSRWSILPNRLVPSHKDENGNEQFSDTSTTVLGQKLPFPLAIAPIGVQKIFNPEGEAATARAAASLGVPYTLSTASSTSIEDVAAANGKDAPRWFQLYWPSHEHDDITISMLKRAKASGYTALFVTLDTYVLGWRPSDLDNGYNPFIHPDHIGVEIGLTDPVFQMKFREKHGYDITDAASGVYQAAQGGSAGASLGDAAREWAKIVFPGHSHSWEDIEFLKKHWDGPIVLKGIQSVHDAKKCVEAGVQGIVVSNHGGRQQDGGASSLGMLPRIVDAVGDKLDIFFDSGIRCGADIMKAVALGAKCVLVGRPYAYGLALGGEDGVRHVLRALCGDLTMNMHLAGLRDISELNRDILVKESDLV; the protein is encoded by the coding sequence ATGGCATCACCAAGCGCTGACGTTCTCGGTTACGAGAAATCTATTTTTGACGCTGGTCTTCACTTTGCTCGTCCTGCGTTTACTTTCCAAACCTCGCAGTGGGAGCCTTTGGCGAAAGAGACACTCTCGGCAACTTCTTGGGGCTACATCCACGGAAATTGTGGCAGTGGCTCAACGTACAGGAACAACTTGACTGCTTTCTCTCGCTGGTCCATCCTTCCGAATCGCCTTGTGCCAAGTCAcaaggatgagaatggcaatgAGCAGTTCTCTGATACCTCTACCACAGTTCTTGGGCAAAAGCTTCCCTTCCCGTTGGCAATTGCACCCATTGGAGTTCAGAAAATCTTCAACCCTGAAGGCGAAGCTGCTACTGCTCGAGCCGCTGCATCTCTTGGAGTTCCCTATACACTAAGCACAGCTTCAAGCACTAGTATTGAAGATGTTGCAGCTGCGAATGGGAAGGATGCGCCTCGATGGTTCCAACTCTACTGGCCTAGCCACGAACACGACGACATCACCATCTCAATGCTCAAGCGTGCCAAAGCATCCGGCTACACGGCTCTTTTCGTCACCCTTGACACTTACGTCCTGGGCTGGCGTCCGAGTGATTTGGACAACGGCTACAACCCTTTCATCCACCCAGACCACATCGGCGTCGAAATCGGTCTGACAGATCCTGTTTTCCAAATGAAGTTCAGGGAGAAGCACGGCTATGATATCACTGATGCAGCTAGTGGAGTCTATCAAGCGGCTCAGGGCGGATCCGCTGGAGCTAGTCTCGGTGACGCGGCCAGAGAGTGGGCCAAGATCGTATTCCCCGGCCATTCCCATTCCTGGGAAGACATTGAATTTCTAAAGAAGCACTGGGACGGGCCTATTGTTCTCAAAGGAATACAAAGTGTTCACGATGCCAAGAAGtgtgttgaggctggtgttCAGGGGATTGTGGTGAGCAACCACGGCGGTCGTCAACAAGATGGTGGAGCGAGCAGTTTGGGTATGCTTCCGCGAattgttgatgctgtcgGTGATAAGCTTGATATCTTCTTTGACAGTGGTATCAGGTGCGGTGCTGATATCATGAAGGCCGTTGCCCTGGGAGCGAAGTGTGTTCTTGTTGGAAGGCCCTATGCTTATGGGTTGGCGTTAGGTGGTGAGGATGGTGTGAGGCATGTTCTAAGAGCGTTGTGTGGTGATTTGACTATGAACATGCACTTGGCTGGACTGAGGGATATTAGTGAGTTAAACCGGGATATCTTGGTGAAGGAGAGTGATCTTGTGTAA
- a CDS encoding related to C-4 methyl sterol oxidase, which translates to MDVLLSLPILSYLLSPASASWSTSFNIFFFYVQWTTFVLTHTPFRVRLIGSLAMRIILFLFPSLVSLLFDTGVPSIAESIKFGGRASLAPRDARLLTRQLGLVLVNLLCVTLLEGASHLAFTYLVGENDFNPTALLPLPWQLAKHIVLMMTGREVLAYYIHRNLLHSSGAIGKLHRRFSHARSAAPYSLLVFADHPVPFLLHHFFPMYLPAIALRPHMVTYFLFLALCTVEETITTSGYTVVPGIIMGGMTRRRAIHYASGGDCNFGAWGVLDWANDTGKGRDVLDDVRAEADKHNVKERSADKLNSGVSALQGGIDKLTNGDDDGKRRSSRLRAKRAGN; encoded by the coding sequence ATGGACGttcttctctccctcccaATACTATCCTACCTCCTCTCCCCCGCCTCAGCATCATGGTCCACatccttcaacatcttcttcttctacgtCCAGTGGACGACCTTCGTCCTAACCCACACGCCCTTCCGCGTGCGCCTCATCGGCTCCCTCGCAATGCGCATAATACTATTTCTCTTCCCGTCGCTTGTGTCGTTACTCTTTGATACAGGCGTGCCAAGCATCGCCGAGTCGATCAAATTTGGCGGCCGTGCTTCGCTTGCCCCGCGGGATGCGCGCTTGCTTACGCGACAGCTGGGTCTCGTGCTGGTGAACCTCTTGTGCGTGACGCTGCTGGAGGGCGCGTCGCATTTGGCGTTTACATATCTCGTTGGTGAGAATGATTTTAATCCGACGGCGTTGCTGCCTCTGCCGTGGCAGTTGGCGAAACATATCGTGCTTATGATGACGGGGCGTGAGGTGTTGGCTTATTACATTCATCGCAATCTTCTTCACTCCAGCGGCGCAATTGGCAAGCTTCACAGACGCTTCAGTCACGCACGATCAGCAGCGCCGTACAGTCTTCTCGTATTTGCAGATCACCCCGTCCCCTTTCTTCTGCATCATTTCTTCCCTATGTACCTTCCAGCCATCGCCCTGCGCCCTCACATGGTAACGtacttcctcttccttgcgCTCTGCACGGTTGAAGAGACAATCACCACGTCAGGGTACACTGTCGTCCCTGGCATTATCATGGGTGGCATGACGCGTCGCAGAGCAATTCATTACGCGAGCGGAGGCGATTGCAATTTCGGTGCCTGGGGAGTTCTGGACTGGGCGAATGATACGGGAAAGGGGAGGGATGTACTCGATGATGTGAGGGCTGAGGCGGACAAACATAACGTCAAAGAGAGGTCGGCGGACAAGTTGAATAGCGGTGTGAGTGCTCTTCAGGGAGGGATTGACAAATTAACGAATGGGGACGATGACGGTAAGAGGAGGAGTTCGCGACTGAGAGCAAAACGCGCCGGCAATTGA
- a CDS encoding probable carnitine transporter produces MAAIPDPEKESKSEAPQLTTEDQLGVQTVYGDETHRRLKGRHIQLIGIGGTIGTVLFVQIGKGLMQGGPGSLFIAFSFWCLIVLTITMCIAEMVSYTPISSPFVRFAGIYVDEALGFASGWNFFIFEAALVPFEVTACHFILQFWTDAIPVGATIAVIIVLYALINLMAIQYFGETEFWAAIGKVILIVGLIFFTFIVMVGGNPQKDAFGFTYWKSPGAFAELYYDGALGKFVGFLACLIQAAFSIAGPDYVAMAAGEAENPRKILPRAFKTVFYRLTFFFVLGSLCVGILVPYDDPNMIAAFRDGKSGAAASPYVIAMDRLGIRVLPHIVNAMILVSAFSAGNSYVFCATRSLYGLALEGKAPRFLKICTKTGVPIYCVLVVLLIALLSFLQLSNSSAVVLSWFVSLVTASQLINFSVICLTYLCFYRATKVQGFDRSTLPYRAWFMPYAAYVGLVATFIMVFVGGYTVFLPGMWDIPSFLFSYTSVGLFPVFYVGWKIAHKTKIIKPTEIDLRHNLAPIEEYERNYVSKPPAYVYLPL; encoded by the exons ATGGCTGCTATTCCCGATCCCGAAAAGGAGTCTAAATCCGAGGCGCCTCAGCTCACCACTGAGGATCAGCTTGGAGTCCAGACTGTCTATGGCGATGAAACGCATAGAAGGCTCAAGGGTCGGCATATTCAACTTATTGGAATTGGAGGAACCATTGGCACAGTTCTTTTC GTCCAAATCGGCAAAGGTCTAATGCAAGGCGGTCCAGGAAGTCTTTTCAtcgccttctccttctggtGTCTAATCGTCCTCACAATCACAATGTGCATCGCCGAAATGGTCTCTTACACGCCGATTTCGTCTCCGTTCGTCCGATTTGCCGGCATCTACGTCGACGAAGCTCTCGGTTTTGCTTCCGGCTGgaatttcttcatcttcgaagCTGCACTGGTACCCTTCGAAGTCACAGCTTGCCACTTTATTCTTCAATTCTGGACCGATGCGATTCCCGTTGGGGCTACTATCGCTGTGATTATTGTGCTGTATGCACTCATCAATCTTATGGCGATCCAGTATTTTGGCGAGACCGAGTTCTGGGCTGCTATTGGAAAAGTCATTTTGATCGTTGGCCTCATCTTCTTTACGTTTATCGTCATGGTTGGTGGGAATCCGCAGAAAGATGCGTTCGGATTTACCTACTGGAAAAGCCCTGGCGCATTCGCGGAACTTTACTACGACGGCGCCTTGGGTAAATTCGTGGGCTTTCTGGCTTGTCTCATCCAAGCAGCCTTCTCCATTGCTGGTCCCGATTATGTCGCCATGGCAGCTGGAGAAGCCGAAAACCCTCGCAAGATTCTGCCCCGGGCTTTCAAGACGGTGTTTTACCGgctgaccttcttcttcgtgcTTGGATCCCTCTGCGTGGGCATTCTCGTGCCTTACGATGACCCAAACATGATTGCTGCTTTCAGGGACGGCAAGTCCGGAGCCGCTGCTTCGCCATATGTTATCGCCATGGACCGTCTTGGGATCCGGGTTCTGCCGCATATCGTCAACGCCATGATTCTGGTGTCGGCGTTTTCCGCCGGCAACTCCTATGTGTTTTGTGCGACGAGATCTTTGTACGGCCTTGCACTTGAAGGAAAAGCACCGAGGTTTCTGAAAATCTGCACTAAGACTGGTGTTCCTATCTACTGCGTCcttgttgttcttctcatcgctCTGCTATCTTTCCTTCAGCTTTCGAATAGCTCAGCTGTCGTACTGAGCTGGTTCGTCTCTTTGGTCACAGCCTCTCAGCTGATCAACTTTTCCGTCATTTGTCTCACATACCTTTGTTTTTATCGTGCAACAAAGGTGCAGGGATTCGACCGCTCGACCTTGCCTTATCGCGCGTGGTTCATGCCATATGCTGCGTACGTCGGCTTAGTTGCAACCTTCATCATGGTATTTGTTGGAGGATATACTGTTTTCCTGCCAGGAATGTGGGATattccaagcttcttgttctc ATACACATCAGTTGGACTATTCCCAGTATTTTATGTCGGATGGAAGATTGCGCACAAAACAAAGATTATTAAGCCAACTGAAATCGATCTACGACATAACTTGGCTCCGATTGAAGAGTACGAGAGAAACTACGTGTCTAAACCGCCAGCGTACGTATATCTGCCTCTTTAA
- a CDS encoding probable cell cycle control protein cwf19, protein MDGLDEFEKSLAAEKAERERAERDHDEKRHRKHRHHHRHDSERERDRDRDGDGHRHRHRRRNDDEDDGHRSKRSRHSRDDQDSHRSRRHGDDRHRKTTDPKEDLPIPDEEKPASQDPVDRSKSLQRDSWMTAPSSIEVDYIHRPDKNKSPPPKPEPKRVVSKREINTHINDINEGKSIDELDIPAEPTVNYTFGDAGSSWRMTKLKAVYTAAEESGRPIEDVATERFGDLRYFDDAREEKEEMERRKIYGKDYKGHDKPTGDLYRERIKNQRKDSPPPEPEQGTIIPDTRPQSTPVMDQSALNRLRAQMMKAKLRRAPNAAQLEEEYNKAAAMFATAQSNPEAVVLSVMDNRQLAGTRNEAKAITNKRGRERGNVEENTEMTIDDMVREERRTKNQAGGEGLRLAERIAKDGKFDNDLDYMDENAEKLAKRLHKSDINLKNMAVSEFQKMSRALDNCPLCHHEDKNQPPLAPVIALGTRAFLTLATEPEISPGGAVIVPLAHRANLLECDDDEWEEIRNFMKSLTRMYHEQGREVVFYENAAQPHRRMHAAMVAVPIPYEEGATAPAYFKEAFLSSDEEWSQHRKIIDTGAKARDGMGRSAFRRSIAKEMPYFHVWFTLDGGLGHVVEDAGRWPKGDLFAREVLGGIVDAEPHVMKKQGRWMRGDPRVEGFKKGWRKFDWTRMLAEG, encoded by the coding sequence ATGGACGGCCTAGACGAGTTTGAGAAGTCGCTGGCCgctgagaaggccgagaGGGAGCGCGCAGAACGCGACCACGACGAAAAGCGACATCGCAAGCACAGGCATCATCACCGACACGACTCGGAGCGCgaaagagacagagacagagatggAGACGGACATAGACATCGCCATCGTCGGAGAaatgacgacgaagatgatggccaCCGGAGTAAGCGCTCGCGCCATTCACGCGACGACCAAGATAGCCACCGATCGCGACGACACGGCGACGACCGGCATCGTAAGACGACAGACCCCAAAGAAGATCTCCCCATTCccgatgaagagaagccaGCAAGCCAAGACCCAGTCGATCGATCGAAGTCCCTCCAGCGAGACTCTTGGATGACAGCTCCCTCCTCCATTGAGGTCGACTACATCCACCGACCCGACAAGAACAAGTCACCACCTCCAAAACCCGAGCCAAAGCGTGTCGTGTCCAAGCGCGAGATCAACACTCacatcaacgacatcaatgAGGGCAAGTCCATCGATGAACTAGACATTCCGGCCGAACCAACTGTAAACTACACTTTCGGCGATGCTGGATCTTCATGGCGAATGACAAAGCTCAAAGCTGTCTACACAGCAGCTGAAGAAAGCGGCCGACCAATTGAAGATGTCGCCACGGAACGTTTCGGCGACCTGCGATATTTCGATGACGCGcgggaagagaaggaagagatggaacGACGCAAGATCTACGGTAAAGACTACAAGGGCCACGACAAGCCAACCGGCGACCTCTACCGTGAGAGGATCAAGAACCAGCGCAAAGATTCACCACCTCCCGAGCCTGAACAAGGAACGATTATTCCCGACACGCGTCCCCAATCAACTCCCGTGATGGACCAATCTGCTCTCAACCGTCTCCGCGCGCAAATGATGAAAGCAAAACTCCGCCGCGCCCCGAATGCCGCACAGCTCGAAGAAGAATACAACAAAGCCGCAGCAATGTTCGCTACGGCCCAATCCAACCCCGAAGCCGTCGTTCTCAGCGTAATGGACAATCGACAGCTCGCCGGCACGCGTAAcgaagccaaagccatcaccaacaaacGCGGTCGCGAGCGCGGAAACGTCGAAGAGAATACAGAAATGACGATTGACGACATGGTCCGTGAGGAACGTCGTACAAAGAACCAAGCTGGCGGCGAGGGCCTCCGTCTAGCGGAACGCATTGCAAAAGACGGCAAATTCGATAATGATCTGGATTACATGGACGAAAACGCCGAAAAGCTCGCCAAGCGCCTGCACAAATccgacatcaacctcaagaacATGGCCGTATCCGAGTTCCAGAAAATGTCACGCGCTCTCGACAATTGTCCCCTGTGCCACCACGAAGACAAGAACCAACCGCCCCTCGCACCCGTCATCGCCCTCGGAACACGCGCTTTCCTCACCCTTGCAACCGAGCCCGAGATCTCACCTGGTGGCGCCGTCATCGTCCCTCTCGCACACCGCGCGAATCTCTTAGAGTgcgacgacgatgaatggGAGGAGATACGCAACTTCATGAAGAGCTTGACACGAATGTATCACGAACAAGGTCGCGAGGTCGTATTCTACGAAAACGCAGCGCAGCCCCATCGGCGCATGCACGCAGCCATGGTCGCTGTCCCGATACCCTACGAAGAAGGCGCCACGGCTCCTGCGTACTTCAAAGAGGCGTTCCTTTCATCCGACGAGGAGTGGAGTCAGCATCGCAAAATCATCGACACAGGCGCAAAAGCGCGCGACGGCATGGGCCGTTCCGCATTTAGACGCTCTATCGCGAAGGAGATGCCGTATTTTCACGTGTGGTTTACGCTAGATGGCGGATTGGgccatgttgttgaagatgcggGTCGTTGGCCAAAGGGCGATCTTTTCGCGCGTGAGGTCCTGGGGGGTATTGTTGATGCAGAGCCGCATGTTATGAAGAAGCAAGGGCGGTGGATGAGGGGCGATCCTAGAGTGGAGGGCTTCAAGAAGGGATGGCGCAAGTTTGATTGGACGAGGATGCTTGCGGAGGGAtga
- a CDS encoding related to aldehyde reductase II, whose protein sequence is MASDTHMVTGGSGFIAIHLVNQLLQAGYNVHTTVRDLSNTRKVQPLQNLQEKYPRKLDLFEADLLKPGSFEPAMKDCSVVHHVASPFLMAEKIKDGQKDMVDPALQGTRNVLNSVNSTEGVKRVVLTSTIGAIFGDYIDVKSMKDNILAESYFNESSSVTHNPYHYSKVVAEKEAWKIQKAQSRWDMVVICPGLVLGPSLTAGSDSGSLFLLDELFSGQLWFGVPDLSFCTVDVREVATAHIRAAETETAQGRYIVCDREMVRFVDISNQIRPQAKRRWALPRHTLPNILVRVVGPLFGLTQKWMRANLGVRFTVGNERGIKELGIVYRPLSETLDDHYKSWLVQKVPTSVK, encoded by the exons ATGGCATCAGATACACACATGGTCACCGGCGGCAGTGGCTTTATCGCCATCCATCTCGTCAATCAGCTCCTGCAAGCCGGATATAACGTGCACACTACCGTACGCGACTTGAGCAACACGCGTAAAGTCCAACCGCTACAAAATTTGCAAGAGAAATACCCCAGAAAGCTAGACCTATTTGAAGCAGATCTTCTCAAGCCAGGTTCGTTTGAACCTGCTATGAAAGACTGCTCGGTAGTTCATCATGTCGCTTCTCCGTTTTTGAtggctgagaagatcaaggatgGACAGAAGGACATGGTAGATCCTGCATTGCAAGGAACGCGAAATGTCTTGAACAGCGTGAACAGCACTGAAGGTGTCAAGCGGGTGGTTTTGACATCAACGA TCGGTGCTATCTTCGGAGACTACATCGATGTGAAGAGCATGAAGGACAACATCTTGGCTGAGAGCTACTTCAACGAATCAAGCTCTGTTACCCACAATCCATATCACTATTCAAAAGTCGTCGCCGAGAAAGAAGCCTGGAAAATTCAAAAGGCCCAGTCACGCTGGGACATGGTAGTCATCTGCCCCGGACTAGTTCTGGGTCCCTCCCTCACAGCAGGATCAGATTCTGGAAGTCTTTTCTTGCTCGACGAACTATTCAGCGGACAGCTTTGGTTCGGCGTGCCTGATCTGAGTTTCTGCACTGTTGACGTGAGGGAGGTTGCTACGGCGCATATCAGGgcagcagagacagagactGCCCAGGGGCGATACATCGTCTGTGATAGAGAGATGGTGAGATTTGTGGATATCTCAAACCAGATACGGCCTCAAGCGAAACGCCGCTGGGCTCTTCCGCGTCACACGCTACCGAATATACTGGTTCGGGTCGTCGGGCCTCTGTTTGGGCTGACACAGAAGTGGATGCGGGCGAATCTTGGGGTTCGGTTTACGGTTGGCAATGAGCGTGGGATCAAGGAACTTGGGATAGTGTATCGGCCTCTGAGCGAGACGTTGGATGATCACTACAAGTCATGGCTGGTTCAGAAGGTACCTACGTCAGTGAAATGA
- a CDS encoding related to Mitochondrial outer membrane protein IML2 — protein sequence MSRLAGWFRSGTATPATEANSDAGSITTKDTMAREMEDIDDAMASCGLIMNDDIDGAWEKLQTGDSSFHQLGLAVTIFMRSVLGFEKAVMTETTTKLDECEAKAWADYKKAQKHGKARAGSKLYPPGTEFELVRAETQLMGAVVGVLHESLIDAMKSFLKLRKAFMTLDAIIEAEAKTLKDMPQSTSEASLSAKPVTELNKSMEKLDIESASGTQTPANGDSSSSSTTEDEKIDEGAPLREARSKPTESDSVLLENPLDIFVHSGANMCFGMILLMLTLVPPAFTRLLSVVGFRGDRERGVRMLWRSTAYANVNGAIAGLVLLSYYNALLGAVDILPDAKDFDEGAEIVGPPREKCEKLLASMRSRYPDSRLWLIEEARLHSNERDLPKAVEVLTTGGESKMKQVTALNNFELSLNSMAIQDWPLMRDSFMRCLELNDWSHALYYYMAGIASVELYRDAVAAGDKDEARRQKVKAEEYLRKAPGVAGKKRFMARQLPFEVFVQRKIQKWEDRAKSFGVDLADAIGPSPALEMSYMWNTIKRMGPAELEKAAGGISWDRCTAKTEVVDKIKAEVDEMGAWALISASLFRNQKQFVEARELLETHVFKFDRLAFKGPTKDDYVLAAAVYEKGAIAWSECCNPPEGTPDEIAAYRREKYDECVKQMDVAKVWETFVLDTRIGMRVQSGIETLSWFAKKMGYK from the exons ATGAGTCGTTTAGCGGGTTGGTTCCGATCTGGAACCGCGACGCCCGCCACTGAGGCCAACAGCGATGCCGGTTCAATCACCACCAAGGATACCATGGCCCGAGAGATGGAGGACATTGACGACGCCATGGCATCTTGCGGTCTCATCATGAACGACGATATTGACGGAGCATGGGAGAAGCTGCAGACAGGAGACTCGTCCTTTCACCAGCTAGGCCTGGCAGTCACCATCTTCATGCGCTCCGTGCTGGGCTTTGAAAAAGCCGTTATGACCGAAACTACCACCAAGCTCGATGAGTGTGAAGCCAAGGCCTGGGCGGATTACAAAAAGGCTCAGAAGCATGGCAAGGCTCGTGCGGGGAGTAAATTGTATCCTCCTGGCACAGAATTCGAGCTCGTTCGTGCGGAGACGCAGCTCATGGGCGCTGTGGTGGGTGTTTTGCATGAGAGTCTCATTGACGCGATGAAGAGTTTTCTTAAGCTTCGAAAGGCGTTCATGACGCTTGATGCGATTattgaggctgaggcgaAAACACTCAAGGATATGCCTCAATCAACTTCAGAGGCATCGCTGTCCGCTAAGCCTGTTACCGAATTGAATAAGAGCATGGAAAAGCTTGATATTGAATCAGCTTCTGGAACACAGACTCCTGCGAACGGAGAttcttcaagctcgtcaaccactgaagatgaaaagatTGATGAAGGTGCACCTCTGCGTGAGGCTCGATCGAAGCCTACAGAGTCCGactctgttcttcttgaaaaCCCTCTCGACATCTTTGTCCACTCCGGGGCCAACATGTGTTTTGGTATGATCCTTCTCATGTTGACCCTAGTTCCTCCCGCTTTCACTCGTCTTCTGTCCGTCGTCGGGTTCCGTGGTGATCGTGAGCGCGGCGTTCGTATGCTCTGGCGCTCCACTGCTTACGCCAACGTCAACGGTGCCATTGCCGGTCTTGTCCTGCTATCTTACTACAACGCTCTCCTCGGCGCAGTCGACATTCTCCCCGATGCAAAAGATTTTGACGAGGGCGCTGAAATCGTCGGGCCTCCACGAGAAAAATGCGAGAAGCTCCTCGCATCGATGCGCTCTCGATACCCCGACTCGCGACTCTGGCTCATTGAAGAGGCGCGCCTACACAGCAATGAGCGTGATCTCCCCAAAGCCGTTGAAGTCCTCACCACCGGCGGCGAGTCCAAGATGAAGCAGGTTACCGCACTCAACAACTTTGAACTCTCGCTCAATTCAATGGCCATTCAGGACTGGCCTCTTATGCGCGACTCTTTCATGCGATGCCTCGAGCTTAACGACTGGAGTCACGCACTGTACTACTACATGGCAGGCATCGCATCCGTCGAACTCTACCGCGACGCCGTTGCCGCGGGAGACAAGGATGAGGCGCGCCGCCAAAAAGTCAAAGCGGAAGAATACCTGCGCAAGGCGCCAGGTGTAGCGGGTAAAAAGCGCTTCATGGCGCGCCAGTTGCCGTTCGAGGTGTTTGTCCAGCGAAAGATACAGAAGTGGGAAGACCGCGCTAAGAGCTTTGGCGTCGATCTCGCTGATGCGATTGGGCCCAGTCCCGCGTTGGAAATGAGTTACATGTGGAACACCATCAAGCGCATGGGGCCCGCTGAGCTAGAGAAAGCAGCTGGGGGGATCAGTTGGGACAGATGTACTGCTAAGACGGAGGTTGTGgataagatcaaggctgaggttgatgagatgggaGCCTGGGCGCTCATCAGCGCCTCGTTATTCCGCAATCAGAAACAGTTCGTCGAAGCGAGGGAATTGTTGGAGACGCATGTCTTTAAGTTTGACCG TCTCGCATTTAAGGGCCCGACCAAGGATGACTACGTCCTCGCCGCAGCAGTGTACGAAAAAGGCGCCATCGCATGGTCAGAGTGCTGCAATCCTCCCGAGGGCACACCGGATGAGATCGCGGCGTACAGACGAGAAAAGTACGACGAGTGTGTGAAGCAAATGGATGTCGCCAAGGTATGGGAGACCTTTGTGCTGGACACTAGAATTGGCATGAGAGTACAGAGCGGCATTGAGACGCTCAGCTGGTttgcgaagaagatgggatATAAATAG